CACCATGTAGACGCCGCCGGTGCAGTAGCTGCTTTCGTCGCTGGCGAGGAAAAGCATAAGATGAGCTACCTCCTCAGGAGTCCCGTACCGTTCCAGCGGGATGCGCGACGCCGAGGACTGTTTCACCACATCGACGGTGACTGCTGAGTCGTCCATGGATGCCACGCGCATATTCTCTATGGAGCGCATCATGCGCGTCTCGATTGGAGCCGGATTCACGGTGTTGGCCCGAATACCGAACGGCGCCCCCTCCAGCGCGGTGGTGCGCATCAGTCCGATGACCGCATGCTTGCTGATGCCGTACGCCGACATGTCCGGCGTTCCGTTGACGCCTGCGCCGGAGGACGTGATGACGATGCTGCCGCCACCGTCCTGGCTCATCACCGGCATCACGTACTTGACCCCGAGCCATGGTCCGCGAACATTGACCGCCATAACCCGGTCGAAGACGTCGATTGGATAGTCGGTTATCGGAGCCAGTTCTCCCTCGATTCCCGCGTTGGCCAGGAGTATGTCGATGCCACCCCAGCGATCGACGGCCGCGTTGATGTACGCCTGTGTCTCGTTCGGTTGAGTCACGTCCGCCGCGGTGTAGCTGGCCCTCTCCTCACCGATGGACTCAGCAACCTCCCGAAGCGCCGCCTCATCAAGGTCGACCAGCGCAACCCGAGCCCCCTCATCCACAAACAGCTTCGCCGCCGCTCGGCCGATACCACCAGTGGCCCCAGTAATCACCGCAACCTTGCCCTCGAGGCGCGCCATGTGAATTCTCCTTGTTCCTTACCCGTCATTCCCGCGCAAGCGGGAACCCACACGCAATCTTTCGATGCCTGTAGAGGGGCGGGTTTTAAACCCGCCCCTCGTATTGCCAACCTTCGATTAGGGGACGGTAGAAGGGCAGGTTTTAAACCTGCCCTTCTACTACACAATTCTGCCACTGCCAAACGATCTTCTCACGTTGCCGATGCCGGTAGGGTCGGGTTTAAAACCCGACCCTACACAGCCGTACGCGGATCCATCGGCACCAGCTTGCTCAGCCCAGCCGCCTCCTCGAACAGCGCAGACGCCCCGAGCAGGTAGCCCTCCTCTTTCCAGGGGGCGACGATCTGCAGACCCACAGGCAGCCCCGACTCTGTAAATCCACACGGCACCGAGATCGCAGGAGCGCTCGTCAGCGTCAGCGCGAACGTCATGATCAGCCAGCTGATGTAGGTGTCGAACTCCACGCCGTTCACTTCGCTCAGGTATCGGATGTTCACGTCGAACGGCGGAGCGAGCACCACCGGGCACGCGAGCAGGTCGTACTTGCCGAAGAACTCCGCGGTGCGGTTGATGAGCGCCCCGCGCTCCAGCTTGGCGCGCGCGAGGTCGTCCTGCGACAGCCCCAGGCCGTGCTCGATGTTCCAGATCATCTCAGGCTTGAGTTCCGACCTGCGCTCGGCAAGCAGCGTCCTGTAGTTCGCCACGAACGACGCCCCTCTGAGAGTCTGGAATATCCACTCCGAGTCGCCCATGTCGGGGCTCGCGTCTTCGACCTCAGCGCCCATGTCCCTGAAGTGGGCCATGGCATTGCGGCAGATCTCGGCGACCTCCGGGTCGACTGCAGTCAGACCCAGGTCCGGCGTGAACCCGATTCGGCGTGGCGTCGTCGGGTTGTCCACCCAGTCGACGAACGACCTCTCAGGCGCGGGCAGGCTGAGAGGGTCTTCGCGGTACGCTCCGGCCTGCGCGTCCAGCATCAGCGCCGTGTCTCCAACCGTGCGTCCCATCGGACCTTCGACCGCCAGTGTGCCGAACGGCATCGACCTCGGCCCGTGTGCGACCCTACCCGGCGTCGGACGGAGTCCGATGACCGAGCAGAAGCTCGCCGGAATACGCAGGCTGCCTCCGAGGTCGCTCCCCGACGCCAGCCATACCTGTCCGGATGCCAGCGCGGTCGCTGAGCCTCCGGACGAGCCGCCGCAGGTCATGTCGGTGTTCCACGGGTTGCGGGTCTTCCCGAACACCTCGTTGAACGTGTTCGCACCGGCGGCGAACTCGGGAGTGTTCGACTTCGCCAGAACCACGCCACCTCTCGACTCCAGGATGGTGACGAGCAGGTCGGACTCCTCGGGCACGTGGTCTGCGAAGATCGGCGACCCACGCGTGCATAGCACGCCCCCGACGTCCTTCATGTCCTTGATCGCGATTGGCAGGCCGTACAGGTACCCGCGCGGCGCGTCGGCGGGATCGGGGTGTTCCAGCCTGGCGGCGTGCTCTCGTGCCCGATCAGCGCACAGGATTGGGAGCGCGTTGAGAGCGCCGTCGGTTTGCTCAATGCGCCCGAGCGCCGCGTCGATCAGTTCCGAAGTCGAAACCGCCCCGCTCCTGAGCTTGTCGACCGCCTCTCTTGCAGTGAGTTCGAAAAGTTCTGTCATTGACCACCCCTTCGTCATTCCGGCGAAGGCCGGAACCCACTTTAGTGGCTCGCCGCTCGGCAATCCAGAGTCAGGGGCAGTATAGCTTACAGAGCTTGCCGGGAGGCTGCAGCTATACGGAATCTAAAGTCCCCTCTCCCTCAGGGAGAGGGTTAGGGTGAGGGTGAAAACACTGTCTGCCAAACTAACATAGGCTCTGGGAGGCTACGCCTCGATCGTCGCGTTCTTGGAGTGCAGGCCGGTCGCGCCGCTGGGCCTGGGCGGGTTGACCTCCTCGGTCTGTGGAGTGCCGTCGGCCTCGTAGGTTCGCACCTCGAAGTTGTGTCGACCCTCTTCGAAGGGCCAGTCGTACCGCCAGATCACCCACGTCGCATCGGAGAGAGGCTTGCGGAGCTGCGCCTCTTGCCACGGCCCGTCTTCGTCGACCCGGACTTCGACCTTCGAGATACCCCGGACTCCCGCGTGCGCGATTCCGCCGACAGGTATCAGCTTTTGGTCTCCGTCCTCGATAATCGCGTCTATGGCCACGGTATCGATGACCGCCGTGGCGTGCATACGCGCGACCTCATCCCAGTCACGCTCCACCCAGTAGCCGGGCTTGTACTGGTCGATGACCTCGATGCTGGTTATCCACTTCGGCTGCTTCATGCCATAGCGATCCGGGATCCAGATCCTCAGCGGGAAGCCGTGGTCGAACGGTATCGGACGTCCGTCCCAGTTGTAGGCCAGCATGATCCTGGGGTCAGACGCTATCAGATCGAGGGCAACGGTCTCGAAGAAGCCGTCTTCGCTCTCGATGAACAGGTGCGTCGCGCTCGGCAGCGGCTTCAGGTCCGCGAGGATGTCCTGCAGGCTCGCGCCAGTCCAGTAGGTCGTGCTGATGAGGTCTCCGCCCACCCGGTTCGAGATGCAGGCAAGAGTGACGAACTCGTTCTTCGGGTCGTACCTGTTTCGGATGTCGTCGATGGTCAGCGACATGGGGTTCTCTACGGAACCCGTGATCGGCAGCGTGTAGGTGTCGCCGTCGATGATACTAGGCTGAGACCGGATGAATATCTTGTAGTGGTCCCTGACCTGGGTGTACTCGGGTCGGGTGCCCAGGGCGGGTTTCAGGGGATCGTCTTCGTTGGGAAGCTCGATTATGCCTGCTGCCGCACTGTCGGCGACTCGCTGCTTCATTGCGACGAGCTCGGCCTCCAGCCTTCGCTGTTCGTTGCCAGCCATGACTCGCCCGATGCCAGCTCCGGCCACTGTGAGGGTCGCGGTCGCGACTCCCATCCGCACCAGGAACTGGCGTCTGCCAAGTACCTCGACGGACCGCTCTCCGTCCTCGGAGACGAAGACCTGGCGCTCCGGTATCAGTCGTTGGGCCACCAGCGCCGACGCTGTTCCCCAGGCCACCGACGCGATCAGCACCCAAACGAAGTTCACGGTCGGGTCAAGGGACGACTGGCCGATGCTGAACGTGATGAGTGCGACAGGTATGCCGACGATCAGCCCGACCAGCGCGCCAAGCTGAGGCCGGGCGCCCCAGATGCGCCTCTCCACGAGCGCGAAGATGATGATCGTCGCCACGACTCCGGCGCCCAGGAATATCATGACCGCCATGATCTGCTCTGCGGTCTTCGCGAAGTCCTTGACGCTCAGCCCCACCAGCATCAGGGAGTCGACCATCAGGTCGATGCCGAACGTCACCATCGGGCCCGGCAGTATGCGCGCTACCCAGTCGAACGTGTCGAACGGCGGGAAAGACAGGTCGATCCACTTGTCCACGAGGTACAGGATGGCTATGAGCGGAGCCGTGAGGAAGACGCCGGTCAATGCGCCAAAACCGAGGGTTCGCAGTTTCATTGCAGCTAGTCCTTCCTCTAATGTCGCCGCACACGGGTGGCAAAGTGATGGTTCTCCAGTAACCCTCACCGTCAT
This region of Dehalococcoidia bacterium genomic DNA includes:
- a CDS encoding SDR family oxidoreductase, which produces MARLEGKVAVITGATGGIGRAAAKLFVDEGARVALVDLDEAALREVAESIGEERASYTAADVTQPNETQAYINAAVDRWGGIDILLANAGIEGELAPITDYPIDVFDRVMAVNVRGPWLGVKYVMPVMSQDGGGSIVITSSGAGVNGTPDMSAYGISKHAVIGLMRTTALEGAPFGIRANTVNPAPIETRMMRSIENMRVASMDDSAVTVDVVKQSSASRIPLERYGTPEEVAHLMLFLASDESSYCTGGVYMVDGGRSAGSR
- a CDS encoding amidase, producing the protein MTELFELTAREAVDKLRSGAVSTSELIDAALGRIEQTDGALNALPILCADRAREHAARLEHPDPADAPRGYLYGLPIAIKDMKDVGGVLCTRGSPIFADHVPEESDLLVTILESRGGVVLAKSNTPEFAAGANTFNEVFGKTRNPWNTDMTCGGSSGGSATALASGQVWLASGSDLGGSLRIPASFCSVIGLRPTPGRVAHGPRSMPFGTLAVEGPMGRTVGDTALMLDAQAGAYREDPLSLPAPERSFVDWVDNPTTPRRIGFTPDLGLTAVDPEVAEICRNAMAHFRDMGAEVEDASPDMGDSEWIFQTLRGASFVANYRTLLAERRSELKPEMIWNIEHGLGLSQDDLARAKLERGALINRTAEFFGKYDLLACPVVLAPPFDVNIRYLSEVNGVEFDTYISWLIMTFALTLTSAPAISVPCGFTESGLPVGLQIVAPWKEEGYLLGASALFEEAAGLSKLVPMDPRTAV
- a CDS encoding molybdopterin-dependent oxidoreductase produces the protein MKLRTLGFGALTGVFLTAPLIAILYLVDKWIDLSFPPFDTFDWVARILPGPMVTFGIDLMVDSLMLVGLSVKDFAKTAEQIMAVMIFLGAGVVATIIIFALVERRIWGARPQLGALVGLIVGIPVALITFSIGQSSLDPTVNFVWVLIASVAWGTASALVAQRLIPERQVFVSEDGERSVEVLGRRQFLVRMGVATATLTVAGAGIGRVMAGNEQRRLEAELVAMKQRVADSAAAGIIELPNEDDPLKPALGTRPEYTQVRDHYKIFIRSQPSIIDGDTYTLPITGSVENPMSLTIDDIRNRYDPKNEFVTLACISNRVGGDLISTTYWTGASLQDILADLKPLPSATHLFIESEDGFFETVALDLIASDPRIMLAYNWDGRPIPFDHGFPLRIWIPDRYGMKQPKWITSIEVIDQYKPGYWVERDWDEVARMHATAVIDTVAIDAIIEDGDQKLIPVGGIAHAGVRGISKVEVRVDEDGPWQEAQLRKPLSDATWVIWRYDWPFEEGRHNFEVRTYEADGTPQTEEVNPPRPSGATGLHSKNATIEA